The following are encoded together in the Mastacembelus armatus chromosome 6, fMasArm1.2, whole genome shotgun sequence genome:
- the syt7a gene encoding synaptotagmin-7: MYLNREEDNSKGSVSLSVFLVSLAVTVCAVWLVALCGVCGWCQRKLGKRNKPGVETVDTPDSARGRGEKKAINDLDRDFWNNNDSSTVQQRWSSYPPKEFVLNISPYAPYGDPRLTLNFGDPVSSYASTLEHSPSGPTRPRTLLRQQSLQQPLIHPSGHGLGHPPTTSQSLGQLHTAPGQPGGGGGTRGGPRGARGTTAGAGASRFRGGGAGGRSRANPGSWDYMMDQIRNRGLDVKSFLEGKLVVLALAIGVAEQDDFANIPDLQETAQAAPAANQEPPPEKRTVGNKPANSPKGQPPDADGHSSVTDLANSLTGDMVMLSPGSEDDDGEGPISEKLGRIQFSIGYSFQNTTLTVKVLRGQDLPAKDFSGTSDPFVKIYLLPDKKHKLETKVKRKNLNPHWNETFLFEGFPYEKVRERTLYLQVLDYDRFSRNDPIGEVSIPLNKVELGQIKTFWKELKPCSDGSGRRGDLLVSLCYNPTANTITVNIIKARNLKAMDIGGTSDPYVKVWLMHKDKRVEKKKTVVMKRCLNPIFNESFPFDVPAHVLRETTIIITVMDKDRLSRNDVIGKIYLSWKSGPAEVKHWKDMLARPRTNVAQWHSLKA; this comes from the exons gctCAGTGTCCCTCAGTGTGTTCCTGGTCTCCCTCGCAGTGACAGTGTGTGCTGTTTGGCTGGTGGCTCTTTGTGGCGTCTGTGGTTGGTGTCAACGCAAGCTG GGGAAGAGGAATAAGCCAGGAGTGGAAACGGTAGACACTCCAGACTCAGCACGTGGGCGAGGGGAGAAGAAAGCCATCAA TGATCTAGACAGAGACTTTTGGAATAACAATGACAGCAGCACAGTGCAGCAGAGGTGGAGCTCCTATCCGCCCAAGGAGTTCGTACTAAACATTTCTCCCTATGCCCCATATGGAGATCCTCGCCTCACACTCAA TTTTGGGGATCCAGTCTCATCTTATGCATCCACTTTGGAGCACAGTCCATCTGGGCCGACCCGGCCCAGGACGCTGCTGCGCCAGCAGAGTCTTCAGCAGCCTCTCATCCACCCATCAGGCCATGGTCTCGGCCATCCCCCAACCACATCACAGAGCTTGGGACAGTTACACACTGCACCTGGACAGCCTGGGGGAGGCGGGG GTACACGAGGTGGTCCCCGGGGTGCACGGGGCACCACAGCAGGAGCAGGTGCTTCCCGCTTTAGGGGAGGTGGAGCGGGAGGGCGCTCGCGTGCCAATCCTGGCAGCTGGGATTACATGATGGACCAGATCCGGAATCGGGGCCTGGATGTCAAGTCCTTCCT TGAAGGAAAGCTGGTGGTCCTGGCATTGGCCATTGGTGTGGCCGAGCAAGATGACTTTGCCAATATCCCTGACCTGCAGGAAACAGCGCAGGCAGCaccagcagccaatcaggagccCCCTCCTGAGAAGAG AACGGT GGGCAACAAGCCAGCTAACAGCCCCAAGGGCCAACCCCCTGATGCTGATGGTCACTCATCTGTGACTGACCTGGCCAACTCTCTCACTGGAGACATGGTGATG CTGTCTCCAGGTtcagaggatgatgatggtgaaggGCCTATCAGTGAGAAGCTGGGCCGCATCCAGTTCAGCATAGGTTACAGCTTCCAGAACACGACCCTCACCGTCAAAGTCCTCAGAGGACAGGACCTCCCGGCCAAGGATTTCTCCGGCACCTCTGACCCCTTTGTCAAAATCTACCTGCTGCCTGACAAGAAGCACAAGCTGGAGACCAAGGTCAAGAGGAAGAACCTCAACCCCCATTGGAACGAAACCTTCCTGTTTGAAG gcTTCCCTTatgagaaagtgagagagcGCACTCTGTACCTTCAGGTGTTGGACTACGACCGCTTCAGTAGGAATGACCCCATTGGAGAGGTTTCAATTCCTCTTAACAAGGTGGAACTAGGCCAGATAAAGACCTTCTGGAAGGAGCTCAAGCCATGCAGTGATGGCAGT GGGAGACGAGGAGACCTGCTGGTGTCTCTCTGCTATAACCCCACGGCCAACACCATCACTGTGAACATCATCAAAGCACGCAATCTCAAAGCCATGGATATCGGGGGCACCTCAG ATCCATATGTGAAGGTGTGGCTGATGCACAAGGACAAGCGagtagagaagaagaagacagtgGTGATGAAGCGCTGTCTGAATCCCATCTTCAATGAGTCTTTCCCCTTTGATGTGCCCGCCCATGTGCTGAGGGAgaccaccatcatcatcactgtcatgGATAAGGACAGGCTCAGCCGCAACGACGTTATTGGCAAG